From the genome of Glycine max cultivar Williams 82 chromosome 2, Glycine_max_v4.0, whole genome shotgun sequence, one region includes:
- the LOC100801272 gene encoding probable galacturonosyltransferase-like 7, translating into MLWLMRFSGFFSAAMLVILLSPSLQSFHPAEAIRSSHHLDGLLRLPPPRLSFRPAAPFRNAADGKCASSVPTSVCDPSLVHVAITLDVEYLRGSIAAVHSILQHSQCPENIFFHFLVSETNLESLVKSTFPQLNFKVYYFDPEIVRNLISTSVRQALEQPLNYARNYLADLLEPCVERVIYLDSDLVLVDDIAKLWSTSLGSRTIGAPEYCHANFTKYFTAGFWSDMRFASAFAGRRPCYFNTGVMVIDLVRWRKIGYSKRIERWMEIQKNDRIYELGSLPPFLLVFAGRVAPIEHRWNQHGLGGDNVKGSCRDLHAGPVSLLHWSGSGKPWTRLDSKHPCPLDALWAPYDLYGHAH; encoded by the coding sequence ATGCTGTGGCTGATGAGATTCTCGGGCTTCTTCTCCGCCGCAATGCTCGTCATTCTCCTCTCCCCCTCCCTCCAATCCTTCCACCCCGCCGAAGCCATCCGCTCCTCCCACCATCTCGACGGCCTCCTCCGCCTCCCTCCGCCGCGCCTCTCCTTCCGCCCCGCCGCTCCATTCCGCAATGCCGCCGACGGTAAATGCGCCTCCTCCGTTCCCACCTCCGTCTGCGACCCCTCCCTCGTCCACGTGGCCATCACCCTCGACGTGGAGTACCTCCGCGGCTCCATCGCCGCCGTCCACTCCATCCTCCAACACTCCCAGTGCCCGGAGAACATCTTCTTCCACTTCCTCGTCTCCGAAACCAACCTCGAATCCCTCGTCAAATCCACCTTCCCGCAATTGAACTTCAAGGTCTATTACTTCGATCCAGAGATCGTCCGCAACCTGATCTCCACCTCCGTCAGACAAGCCCTCGAACAACCCCTCAACTACGCCAGAAATTACCTCGCTGACCTCCTCGAACCCTGCGTCGAGAGGGTTATATACCTCGACTCCGATCTGGTTCTCGTCGACGACATTGCCAAGCTCTGGAGCACCAGTCTAGGTTCTAGAACCATTGGCGCCCCCGAGTACTGCCACGCCAACTTCACCAAGTACTTCACCGCAGGGTTCTGGTCGGACATGCGCTTCGCCAGCGCGTTCGCGGGGCGGAGGCCGTGCTATTTCAACACGGGCGTGATGGTCATAGATCTGGTGCGGTGGCGGAAAATCGGGTACAGCAAGAGGATAGAGAGGTGGATGGAGATTCAGAAGAACGATCGGATCTACGAGCTGGGTTCTTTGCCGCCGTTTCTGTTGGTGTTCGCGGGACGCGTGGCGCCAATTGAGCACAGGTGGAACCAGCATGGGTTGGGTGGCGATAACGTGAAGGGGAGTTGCCGGGACCTGCACGCTGGGCCTGTGAGCCTGTTGCATTGGTCCGGTAGTGGCAAGCCCTGGACAAGATTGGACTCCAAGCACCCCTGTCCTCTTGATGCACTTTGGGCTCCTTATGATTTGTACGGACACGCTCACTGA